CATCTCATCATCTGTGGTCCCGGTGTGAACACCGCCTTTCGCCGGGATTACTTTTCGGTAATGTCGCGGCGGTGTGCCGCTTTGAGAGCCGGCACCGATGGCGTAGGCTCGTTCTCGGACCATTGGAGGACACCACGCCCGTGGCAGAGGAGCCGGACTACGCGGCCTTCGAGGCCAGGCTCAAGGCGCGCCGGGCCGAGCTGCTGCGTCTCGGCGAGACCAGCGCGGAAGGGCGCCGGCCGGTGGAGCTCGATCAGACCCGGGTCGGCCGCCTGTCGCGCATGGACGCCCTGCAGGATCAGGCCATGTCCCTGGAGACCGAGCGGCGGCGGCAGATCGAGCTGAAACGCATCGAGGCCACGCTGCAGCGCCTGGCGGAGGGCGAGTTCGGATATTGCGTCCAATGCGGCGAGGCGATCGCCCTCAAGCGGCTCGACCTCGACCCGACCGCGCCACTGTGCATCGACTGCGCGGCCTTGGCCTGATGGTGACTTCCGCCCTGGAACCGGAGCGGGAGACGGACCCGCCGCGGCGGCGCTACGTCATCGGGATCGCCATGATCCTGGCCGGAGGCGTCTGCCTCAGTTTCGGCGGGCTGATCCTGCGGCAGGTCCAGGATGCCGGGATCTGGCAGGTGATCTTCTACCGCTTTCTCTTCATGACCCTGCTGCTTCTGGCCTTCCTCGCGCTGCGTTACGGCCGCCGCCTGCCGGCCGCCTTCGTCGCCACGGGCCGGGGCGGCCTCCTGATCGCGGCCGCCTTCGGCGGCGGGTCGGTGTTCTATGTTCTGGCGCTCGACCTGACCACGGTGGCCAACGCCATGTTCGTCCTGAGCGCGGCGCCGATCGTGACCGCCGTGCTCGGCTGGGCGGTCCTCGGCGAACGGGTGCCGCCGGTTACCTGGATCGCCATGGCCGGGGCCGCCGCCGGCATCCTCGTCATGGTGATCGAGGGCCTAGGCGCGGGCCGGCTCGCCGGCAACCTGGCGGCCCTGGGCACCGTGCTCAGCTTCGCCACCATGCTGATGGTGATTCGGCGCGCCAAGACGGTGGACATGGTGCCCGCGACCTGCGGGGGAGGCATCCTGGGCGGCGCCGTGGTGGCAATCTGGGTCGGCGGCGACCTGGCGATCGGCGCCAACGATCTGCTGCTCTGCCTGCTCATGGGAACCGGCCAGGTCGGCGCGGGATTCCTCCTGATCACCACGGGCGCGCGTTTCGTGCCGGCCGCCGAGGTCGCGCTGCTGGCGCTGATCGAGGTCGGGCTCGCGCCGCTCTGGGTCTGGCTATGGATCGACGAGGCGCCGAGCGGCGCCACCCTGGCTGGCGGCGCGATCGTGCTGGCGGCTGTCCTGCTGCTGCTGCTCCACCGGCTGCAGAGGGAACGCGCCGCACCGTCCTGACTTGTCGTCGTCACCATCCGTCACCAGCTAGGGGCTGGCAAACAGCGGAGGCGTTCCATGACGGGGTTCGAGGCCAAGTTCCACGTCGGCCAGTTGATCCACCACAAGTTGTTCGACTACCGGGGCGTGGTCGTCGACGTCGACGCCACCTTCCAGGGCAGCGAAGAGTGGTACGAGAAGGTGGCGCGCAGCCGGCCGCCCAAGGATCGGCCGTGGTACCACGTGCTGGTCGACGACGCGGACCACAGCACCTACGTCAGCGAACGGAACCTGGAGCCGGACACCTCGGGCGCGCCGATCCGCCATCCGGCCGTCGACCGCTTCTTCGGCGCCCTGGAGAACGGAATTTATCGCCGCCGCGACGGGACGCACTGATCCGGCCGGTTTCCCGGCGCGTAGACGCTCGGGTTTCTAATCCGTTAAGGCGTCTTTGATTTTTTCGCATGCCCCGGCTGTGGATTCGGCAGTGGTGTCCGGAACACACCGGCGGTATGTGAGCCCTCTAGACAACCGGTGCCGCTTGACCCGATGCAGGGTGGCGGCCTTGCTGCAAGGACACATGTCATGGCTTACGTCTCTACGCTGCCTACGACAGAGAACCGCTCCAGGCCGCTCTTCGGGCGCCGGTTGAACCTGCGCGAGTCCCTGGCCCTCTGGTTCGGGTCCGGCAGTTCGCTGTCGGAAGACCGCCGCTCGCTCGCTTACGAGCGCGCGCTCCGGGATCTCGACCGCCGGCAACTCAACGACATCGGCATCTATCGCGACGCCTGCTGATCGCCCGGCGGGCCGCCGCCGGTGGCGCCGCCGGGATCAGGCCGGGCCCGCGACCCGCGCGTGGATCAAAGAGCCGGGCGGCGGCCCGCCGTCGCCGATGGTGACCGCGCGTTTGAGCGCGGCGGCCGCCGCCAGAGCGGCGTCCCGGTCGCGGGCGTGGACCAGCGCGAGGGGGCGGTCGGGCCCCACGGCCTCGCCTGGACCGGCGACCTCGCTCAGCCCGACGGCGGGATCGACCGCATCCTCCGCGCGCCGCCGCCCGCCGCCCAAGGCCATCACGGCGAGGCCGACCGCCCGCGTGTCTAGCGCGGCGACGCGCCCGGGCCGGTCGGGCGCCACGGGCAAGACGGTCTCGGCCGCCGGCAGGTAGGCCCCGGACCGCTCCAGAAGGTCGGTCGGCCCGCCGAGGGCCGCCACCATGCGGGCGAAGCGCTCGGCGGCGGCGCCGCTGCTAAGGACCGTTTCGACCCGGTCGCGCGCCTCGACCTCGCCACCCGCCAGGCCGGCGAGGCCGAGCATCTCGGCGGCCAGGGCGACAACCACCTCCCGCAGGCGCAGTTCCGCCGGCGCGCCGGTCAGGAAGTCGAGGCACTCCGCGACCTCCAGGGCGTTGCCCGCGGTGCGGCCGAGCACCTGGTTCATGTCGGTGATCAGCGCGGTGGTCGGCAGGCCCGCCTGGGCGGCGACCTCGACGATGCTGTCGGCCAGGGCGCGCGCCTCTTCGATGCCGGTCATGAAGGCGCCGCTGCCGACCTTGACGTCCATCACCAGGCTCCCGAGACCGGCGGCCAGCTTCTTCGACAGGATCGAGGCGGTGATCAGGGGGACCGATTCGACCGTCGCGGTGACGTCGCGAATGGCGTAGAGCCTGCGGTCGGCCGGGGCGAGTTCGTCGGTCTGGCCGATGATCGCGCAGCCGACGTCGGCGACCACGGCCTTGAAACGCGCCAGGCCTGGCACGGCGCCGTAGCCGGGGATCGATTCGAGCTTGTCCAGCGTCCCGCCGGTATGGCCCAGGCCGCGGCCGGAGATCATCGGCACGGCGGCGCCGCAGGCGGCCACGATGGGCGCCAGCACCAGGCTGACCTTGTCCCCGACCCCACCGGTCGAGTGCTTGTCGACGACCGGCCGGTCGATTTCCCGCCAGTCGAGCGTGACGCCGGAGGCGGTCATCGCCCGGGTCAGTGCGGCGCACTCCGGCCCGGCCATACCTTGGAAGTACACCGCCATGGCGAAGGCGGCGACCTGGCCTTCGGTGATCGTGCCGTCGGCGAGACCGCGGACCAGGAACGCGATCTCGTCCCCGGTAAGCGCGGCGCCGTCGCGCTTGCGGCGGATGATCTCCTGGGGGAAGAAGGCCGCCTCGGGCATCAGGCCTCCAGCGTGGCGAGGACGTCGTCCAGCAGGCTCGAGGCGCCGATGCGGAAGGTGCCGGCGCTGGCCCAGTCGGGCCCCAGAATGCGGTCGGCCAGCGCCAGGTACTCGCCGGCCTGGGCGGTCGTGCGGATGCCGCCCGAGGCCTTGAAGCCGACGGACCGGTCGTGGGCCTCGATCGTCGCGAGAACGGCCCGGGCCGCGTCCAGGGTCGCGCCGGGCTGCCGCTTGCCGGTCGAGGTCTTGAGGAAGTCGGCGCCCGCCTCGATCGCCGCGCGCCCTGCAGCCTCGATGGTCTTGGCGGCGCCGAGCGCACCGGTCTCCAGGATCACCTTGAGCAGACCGCTCTCGCCCATCGCCCGCCGGACCTCGGACACCACGGCGATCGCGGCCGCCCGGTCGCCGGCCAGCCAGGTCTCGAACGGCAGTACGAGGTCGATCTCGTCCGCGCCGGCGTCGAGCGCCCGCCCAGCCGCCAGGGCCGAACGTGGCGGGTCGCAGGCGCCCGCGGGGAAGTTGATCACCGTGGCGATGGCGACACCGCTGCCGTCCAGGCGCGCGCGGGCCTCGCCGACGTGCTCGGGCCAGAGGCAGACCGCGGCCACGGGACCTCGCGGCGTCACCGCCATGGCGCAGAGCCCGGCGACGTCGTCGTCCCGGCCGTCGTTGAGCGACGTCAGATCGATCAGCGGCAGCACACGCCCGGCCATGGCTTTCAGGTTATCCGCCATGGCCGCTCCGCTCGAAGGTGAAACCGTGGGGCAGGAGTTCGCCCAGGCTGAAGCTGGCCCTGAGGCCGTCCGGCCCGCAGACGTGGACCGGCGTCTCGGGCCCGGCGAACTCGGCGAGCCGCTGGCGGCAACCGCCGCAGGGGGTGCACAGCGGCTCGCCCCCGGCCAGGACGACCACTTCGGCGATCCGGCGCTCGCCGGCGGCGACCATGGCGCCGATGGCGCCGGCCTCGGCGCATTGGCCCTGGGGATAGGCGACGTTCTCGACGTTGCAGCCGGCATAGAGGCCTCCGCCCGCCCCGCGCAGGCAGGCGCCGACCCGGAAGCCGGAATAGGGCGCGTGGGCGTTCTCCCGGGCCCGCGCCGCCGCCGCGATCATGTCTTCGAGCTGGCTCATCGTTCCTTCACGTAGGGGATGCCGCTGGCCTTGGGCGCCACGGCCCGGCCGACGAAGCCGGCCAAGAGTACCACGGTCAGGACATAGGGCAGCGCCTGGATGACCTGCACCGGAATTTCGCCGACCCCGGGGATCTCGACGCCCTGGAGACGGATCTGCAGCGCCTCGGCGAAGGCGAAGAGCAGGCAGGCGAGCACCGTCGGCACGGGCCGCCACTTGCCGAAGATCATGGCCGCCAGCGCCAGGTAGCCCTTGCCGGCGGTCATGTCGCGCACGAAACCGGCGGCGTGGGCCGTGGAGAGATAGGCGCCGGCGATCCCGCAGAGCGCGCCGCAGAGGATCATCGCCCGGTAGCGCAGGAAGGCGACCGAGATCCCGGCCGTGTCGACCGCCTGGGGGTTCTCGCCCACAGCGCGCAGCCGCAGCCCGAAGCGGGTGCGGTAGATCAGGACCGCCAGCAGCGGCACCAGGGCGATGGTCAGATAGACCAAGGAGTTGTGCCCGCTCACCAGCTCGGCGTAGAGCGGGCCGAACAGGGGCACGGTTTCCAGCGTCTCGGACAACGGCAGGGCCCAGCCGACGAAGCGCGCCCCGCCTTCCAAGGCGGGCGTCTGGCCGGCCAGGCCGAACCAGGCGATCGCCAGCGTCGGCCCCAGGCCGGCGACCAGAATATTGATCGCCATCCCCGAGACCACCTGGTTGCCGTTGTGGGTGACGCAGGCGTAGGCGTGGACCAGCGCGAAGGCCGTGGAGACCAAGACGGCCGCGAGCATGCCGACCCAGGCCGAGCCTGAGACCGCCGCCGCCGCCGCCGCGGCGAAGGCGCCGGCCAGCATCTTGCCC
The sequence above is drawn from the Kiloniellales bacterium genome and encodes:
- a CDS encoding TraR/DksA C4-type zinc finger protein, whose protein sequence is MAEEPDYAAFEARLKARRAELLRLGETSAEGRRPVELDQTRVGRLSRMDALQDQAMSLETERRRQIELKRIEATLQRLAEGEFGYCVQCGEAIALKRLDLDPTAPLCIDCAALA
- a CDS encoding DMT family transporter; amino-acid sequence: MVTSALEPERETDPPRRRYVIGIAMILAGGVCLSFGGLILRQVQDAGIWQVIFYRFLFMTLLLLAFLALRYGRRLPAAFVATGRGGLLIAAAFGGGSVFYVLALDLTTVANAMFVLSAAPIVTAVLGWAVLGERVPPVTWIAMAGAAAGILVMVIEGLGAGRLAGNLAALGTVLSFATMLMVIRRAKTVDMVPATCGGGILGGAVVAIWVGGDLAIGANDLLLCLLMGTGQVGAGFLLITTGARFVPAAEVALLALIEVGLAPLWVWLWIDEAPSGATLAGGAIVLAAVLLLLLHRLQRERAAPS
- the hspQ gene encoding heat shock protein HspQ; this translates as MTGFEAKFHVGQLIHHKLFDYRGVVVDVDATFQGSEEWYEKVARSRPPKDRPWYHVLVDDADHSTYVSERNLEPDTSGAPIRHPAVDRFFGALENGIYRRRDGTH
- the deoA gene encoding thymidine phosphorylase → MPEAAFFPQEIIRRKRDGAALTGDEIAFLVRGLADGTITEGQVAAFAMAVYFQGMAGPECAALTRAMTASGVTLDWREIDRPVVDKHSTGGVGDKVSLVLAPIVAACGAAVPMISGRGLGHTGGTLDKLESIPGYGAVPGLARFKAVVADVGCAIIGQTDELAPADRRLYAIRDVTATVESVPLITASILSKKLAAGLGSLVMDVKVGSGAFMTGIEEARALADSIVEVAAQAGLPTTALITDMNQVLGRTAGNALEVAECLDFLTGAPAELRLREVVVALAAEMLGLAGLAGGEVEARDRVETVLSSGAAAERFARMVAALGGPTDLLERSGAYLPAAETVLPVAPDRPGRVAALDTRAVGLAVMALGGGRRRAEDAVDPAVGLSEVAGPGEAVGPDRPLALVHARDRDAALAAAAALKRAVTIGDGGPPPGSLIHARVAGPA
- the deoC gene encoding deoxyribose-phosphate aldolase yields the protein MADNLKAMAGRVLPLIDLTSLNDGRDDDVAGLCAMAVTPRGPVAAVCLWPEHVGEARARLDGSGVAIATVINFPAGACDPPRSALAAGRALDAGADEIDLVLPFETWLAGDRAAAIAVVSEVRRAMGESGLLKVILETGALGAAKTIEAAGRAAIEAGADFLKTSTGKRQPGATLDAARAVLATIEAHDRSVGFKASGGIRTTAQAGEYLALADRILGPDWASAGTFRIGASSLLDDVLATLEA
- a CDS encoding cytidine deaminase, with product MSQLEDMIAAAARARENAHAPYSGFRVGACLRGAGGGLYAGCNVENVAYPQGQCAEAGAIGAMVAAGERRIAEVVVLAGGEPLCTPCGGCRQRLAEFAGPETPVHVCGPDGLRASFSLGELLPHGFTFERSGHGG
- a CDS encoding ABC transporter permease, whose product is MGEALLILLLLADATVRLATPLVLAAFAGMIAERSGVIDIGLEGKMLAGAFAAAAAAAVSGSAWVGMLAAVLVSTAFALVHAYACVTHNGNQVVSGMAINILVAGLGPTLAIAWFGLAGQTPALEGGARFVGWALPLSETLETVPLFGPLYAELVSGHNSLVYLTIALVPLLAVLIYRTRFGLRLRAVGENPQAVDTAGISVAFLRYRAMILCGALCGIAGAYLSTAHAAGFVRDMTAGKGYLALAAMIFGKWRPVPTVLACLLFAFAEALQIRLQGVEIPGVGEIPVQVIQALPYVLTVVLLAGFVGRAVAPKASGIPYVKER